The Daucus carota subsp. sativus chromosome 9, DH1 v3.0, whole genome shotgun sequence genome window below encodes:
- the LOC108201271 gene encoding protein FAR1-RELATED SEQUENCE 5: MEISSNQTVFCSNQAQFSSNQANFREVADIQSSSGNSVCIDVVDNVCDTTVHDFVEDCLEGFDESISRSSKVWNPKVSDDKLKPYPGQLFKDIESAFKFYTDYGRDGGFEVRKSTQKVRNGIIVTKYIICSKGGHHDTSMTKDVDVNSESSHASTSVQLQVKRRKTVTKRCDCRAKIILKYNGFNAYVISSFIEVHNHRLASPSGKEFLLCNRSMTSFQRRFVLDAAKSNIGSYRAHNLFKSISGSYSEVGATAVDFQNWMRDIKLYIGKHDSDMLIQKFQNKRDVSDGGFFFEYQTDSNGHLTRLFWADIQGRRSYEVFGDVVSFDATYRTNKYGMVFVPFIGVDNHWKSVTFASALLNHEDATNFTWACEMFLQAFGRPPKCIITDQCLGMKVAIANTFPHSIHRYCMWHIMQKFPAKVGPVNCAETGFMEKLNKFVWSSHLTVPEFEKGWDDVLKEFGLSEHVWLKEIYAMRESWIPAFFADKPMGALLRTTSRSESSNFYFNHFVQKGDTLSEFYLCYESAIDKQIHDQNKLNTTDKNCIPQSITKKAIEKHAACLYTRSMFYKVQKQIKASCFHISLGGQPIVTDGVNKYLLCDKSLNGKLFEVEFCLSTYDISCSCKLFTRVGYLCRHCFYCLSLWGVDKIPHQFICKRWMRNAERFCKLKFTDESECATDGHISREIAMRIWTEYQACVDNVCNNLKGLEYLLDEMKCLRIRVEEKFDKRPATKDDMLEEIFGVRPSGSSNVLPPLPSNNKGCRKRIVGGAELSRDGKKRPTRTCKFCHTLGYHDSRNCPKKLLVNHQIPTIPNIQVSLSPSFYSQNMTS; encoded by the exons ATGGAGATTTCGTCAAATCAAACTGTGTTTTGCTCGAATCAAGCTCAGTTTTCCTCAAATCAAGCTAATTTTCGCGAAGTTGCTGACATTCAATCATCATCAG gCAATTCTGTTTGTATTGATGTTGTTGATAATGTTTGTGATACTACTGTTCATGATTTTGTTGAGGATTGCTTAGAAGGTTTTGATGAGTCAATTAGTAGAAGCTCTAAAGTGTGGAATCCTAAAGTTTCTGATGACAAACTTAAACCATATCCTGGTCAATTGTTTAAAGACATTGAGTCGGCTTTTAAGTTCTATACTGATTATGGCAGAGATGGTGGATTTGAGGTTCGTAAATCAACACAAAAAGTCAGGAATGGTATTATAGTTACCAAGTACATAATTTGTTCTAAAGGAGGTCATCACGATACATCCATGACAAAGGATGTTGATGTTAATTCAGAATCATCTCATGCATCAACTAGTGTTCAACTGCAAGTCAAGAGGAGGAAGACGGTGACAAAGAGATGTGACTGTCGAGCAAAAATTATTCTGAAGTACAATGGTTTCAATGCGTATGTTATTTCGTCATTTATCGAAGTTCACAACCATCGTCTAGCATCGCCATCAGGAAAAGAATTTCTACTTTGTAATCGATCTATGACTTCATTTCAGCGCCGATTTGTTCTAGATGCTGCGAAATCAAACATTGGCTCGTATAGAGCTCACAATTTGTTCAAGTCGATATCAGGATCCTACTCTGAAGTTGGGGCAACCGCTGTTGATTTTCAAAACTGGATGagagatataaaattatatatcggCAAACATGATTCTGATATGCTGATACAGaagtttcaaaacaaaagggacGTATCAGATGGAGGATTTTTTTTCGAATATCAGACGGATTCAAACGGTCATCTTACCCGTCTTTTTTGGGCTGATATTCAAGGACGTAGGAGTTATGAAGTATTTGGTGATGTTGTATCTTTTGATGCAACATACCGTACCAATAA GTATGGAATGGTATTCGTGCCTTTTATTGGAGTAGATAATCATTGGAAGAGTGTTACTTTTGCTTCTGCATTACTAAATCATGAGGATGCAACAAATTTCACGTGGGCTTGTGAGATGTTTCTTCAAGCATTTGGCCGTCCACCAAAATGTATAATAACTGATCAGTGTCTTGGGATGAAAGTTGCAATTGCTAACACATTCCCACATTCTATTCATCGTTATTGTATGTGGCATATAATGCAAAAGTTCCCTGCCAAG GTTGGTCCTGTCAACTGTGCAGAAACGGGATTTATGGAAAAACTCAATAAGTTTGTTTGGTCATCACATTTGACTGTTCCTGAGTTTGAAAAAGGTTGGGATGATGTGCTTAAGGAATTTGGATTAAGTGAACATGTCTGGTTGAAAGAGATATATGCAATGAGGGAATCATGGATTCCTGCTTTCTTTGCGGACAAGCCAATGGGAGCCTTATTGAGAACAACCTCAAGGTCAGAGAGCAGTAATTTCTACTTTAATCATTTCGTCCAAAAAGGGGATACTCTTTCAGAGTTCTACTTGTGTTATGAGAGTGCTATTGACAAACAAATTCATGACCAAAACAAATTGAACACCACTGACAAGAATTGTATTCCACAATCTATTACTAAGAAGGCTATTGAAAAGCATGCAGCTTGCCTTTATACTCGAAGTATGTTTTATAAGgttcaaaaacaaataaaagccaGTTGCTTTCATATCAGTCTTGGTGGGCAACCAATTGTTACTGATGGcgtgaataaatatttactttGTGATAAGAGCTTGAATGGTAAGTTGTTTGAGGTTGAATTTTGTTTGTCAACATATGATATTAGCTGTTCCTGCAAGCTGTTTACCAGAGTAGGCTATCTGTGTCGTCATTGTTTCTATTGTTTGAGTTTGTGGGGTGTTGATAAAATCCCACATCAGTTCATATGTAAGCGTTGGATGAGGAATGCAGAGAGATTTTGCAAATTGAAGTTTACTGATGAAAGCGAATGTGCTACTGATGGGCATATCAGTAGAGAAATTGCAATGAGGATATGGACAGAGTATCAAGCTTGTGTTGATAATGTTTGCAATAACCTGAAAGGTTTAGAGTATTTGTTGGATGAGATGAAGTGCTTGAGGATTAGAGTTGAAGAGAAATTTGATAAACGTCCGGCAACAAAAGATGATATGCTGGAAGAGATTTTTGGTGTGAGGCCTTCAGGTTCAAGTAATGTACTTCCACCACTGCCAAGTAACAACAAAGGATGTCGTAAAAGAATTGTTGGTGGTGCAGAGTTAAGTCGTGATGGGAAGAAAAGACCAACCAGGACATGTAAATTTTGTCATACTCTTGGGTATCATGATTCACGCAACTGTCCGAAGAAACTCCTTGTTAATCACCAGATTCCAACTATTCCTAATATACAAGTATCTCTTAGTCCTAGCTTCTACTCTCAAAATATGACTAGTTAG
- the LOC108203180 gene encoding divinyl chlorophyllide a 8-vinyl-reductase, chloroplastic encodes MSIYASLNCFTLHSPKAQSFKRLFSSDFISQIQVKSTPIASFSLNSLKRSELVRIKLKPISASISPVVESTSPSFRTKNPRDISVLVVGSTGYIGKFVVKELINRGFNVIAVSRERSGIKGVNSKEETLQNLSGANVCFSDVTSLDSLDKSLEGLGVEVDVVVSCLASRSGGVKDSWKIDYEATKNSLVAGKKYGASHFVLLSAICVQKPLLEFQRAKLKFEAELMKEAEEDNGFTYSIVRPTAFFKSLGGQVELVKDGKPYVMFGDGKLCACKPMSEADLASFISDCVLSEDKINQVLPIGGPGKALTPLEQGEMLFRLVGKKPNFIKVPIEVMDFAIGVLDFLVKIFPGMEDAAEFGKIGRYYAAESMLILDPETGEYNADKTPSYGKDTLEEFFERVLREGMAGQELGEQTIF; translated from the coding sequence ATGTCAATATATGCCTCTTTAAACTGTTTCACACTTCATTCGCCCAAAGCTCAAAGCTTCAAAAGGCTATTCTCTTCAGATTTCATCTCCCAAATTCAGGTAAAATCAACCCCAATTGCTTCATTTTctttaaattcattaaaaagatCTGAACTTGTTAGAATTAAGCTTAAGCCCATTTCAGCTTCGATAAGCCCAGTTGTTGAATCAACCAGCCCTTCATTTAGAACCAAGAATCCAAGAGATATCAGTGTTTTGGTTGTGGGGTCCACCGGGTATATTGGGAAATTTGTAGTTAAAGAACTGATTAATAGAGGGTTTAATGTTATAGCTGTTTCGAGAGAGAGGAGTGGGATTAAGGGTGTGAATAGCAAAGAAGAGACTTTGCAGAATTTGAGTGGTGCTAATGTGTGTTTTTCAGATGTGACTAGTTTGGATTCTTTGGACAAGAGTTTGGAGGGGTTAGGTGTTGAAGTTGATGTAGTTGTTTCTTGTCTTGCTAGTCGTTCGGGCGGGGTTAAAGATTCTTGGAAAATTGATTACGAGGCCACGAAGAATAGTTTAGTTGCTGGGAAGAAGTATGGGGCTTCACATTTTGTTTTGTTGTCAGCAATTTGTGTGCAGAAACCGCTTCTTGAGTTTCAGCGTGCTAAGCTGAAGTTTGAGGCTGAGTTGATGAAAGAAGCGGAGGAGGATAATGGGTTTACGTATAGTATTGTTAGGCCAACAGCGTTTTTTAAGAGTTTAGGAGGACAGGTTGAATTGGTGAAGGATGGGAAGCCTTATGTGATGTTTGGGGACGGGAAATTGTGTGCTTGTAAGCCCATGAGTGAGGCGGATTTGGCTTCGTTTATTTCGGATTGTGTGTTGAGTGAAGATAAGATAAACCAGGTTTTGCCGATTGGTGGACCTGGGAAGGCTTTGACACCATTAGAGCAAGGAGAGATGTTATTTAGGCTTGTTGGAAAAAAACCTAATTTTATTAAAGTGCCGATTGAGGTGATGGATTTTGCTATCGGGGTTCTTGATTTCCTTGTCAAGATATTTCCTGGAATGGAAGATGCAGCTGAGTTTGGGAAGATCGGAAGGTATTATGCTGCTGAGAGTATGTTAATTTTGGATCCCGAGACGGGAGAGTACAATGCTGACAAAACCCCAAGTTATGGAAAGGACACACTGGAAGAGTTCTTTGAAAGAGTACTTAGAGAAGGGATGGCTGGTCAGGAATTGGGGGAGCAAACGATATTCTGA